In the genome of Nocardia terpenica, one region contains:
- a CDS encoding polyketide cyclase / dehydrase and lipid transport, whose amino-acid sequence MSSIQVADQTFVVASGSAVAEVLADRARWRRWWPDLTLEVREDRADKGIRWTVSGGLTGTMEVWLEPCLDGVILHYFLHAEPRAARLSPQGLLAANRARRAAGKVMSFEVKARLEAGRPAGVAPAVPVPVAS is encoded by the coding sequence ATGAGCAGCATCCAGGTGGCCGATCAGACCTTCGTCGTCGCCTCCGGCAGCGCGGTCGCCGAGGTGCTGGCCGATCGCGCGCGGTGGCGCCGCTGGTGGCCCGATCTCACGCTCGAGGTCCGAGAGGACCGGGCCGACAAGGGCATTCGCTGGACCGTGAGCGGCGGCCTGACCGGCACCATGGAGGTCTGGCTCGAACCCTGCCTGGACGGGGTGATCCTGCACTACTTCCTGCACGCCGAACCGCGCGCCGCCCGGTTGTCGCCGCAGGGCCTGCTCGCCGCCAACCGTGCCCGCCGGGCGGCCGGGAAGGTCATGTCGTTCGAGGTGAAGGCGCGGCTCGAGGCGGGTCGTCCGGCCGGGGTCGCACCGGCCGTGCCGGTTCCCGTCGCGTCCTGA
- a CDS encoding SRPBCC family protein encodes MADRTQRSITIDAPSDRVMAVIADLESYPEWVSAARSVEVLDKFGDGRAHTARFVLDAGVVKDTYVLSYTWRPDGKAVSWQLIEGELQKAQDGRYELIDQPDGTTQVVYELTVDLTIPMIGMFKRKAEKVITDTALKELKKRVEG; translated from the coding sequence ATGGCCGACCGGACCCAGAGGTCGATCACCATCGACGCCCCGTCGGATCGGGTGATGGCCGTCATCGCCGATCTGGAGTCGTATCCGGAGTGGGTGTCGGCGGCGCGTTCGGTGGAGGTTCTCGACAAGTTCGGCGACGGCCGGGCGCACACCGCGCGCTTCGTGCTCGACGCCGGGGTGGTCAAGGACACCTACGTGCTGTCCTACACCTGGCGGCCCGACGGCAAGGCGGTGAGCTGGCAGCTGATCGAGGGCGAACTGCAGAAGGCGCAGGACGGCCGCTACGAGCTGATCGACCAGCCCGACGGCACCACCCAGGTGGTCTACGAGCTGACCGTCGACCTGACCATCCCGATGATCGGCATGTTCAAGCGCAAGGCCGAGAAGGTCATCACCGACACCGCGCTCAAGGAACTCAAGAAACGGGTCGAGGGCTGA
- a CDS encoding ArsA family ATPase codes for MFVGKGGVGKTTLACATAIAHTRGGARVLVASLDQAHSLGDALGFRFPHDPGAVTGVRTVRPGLDVIEIDSLALLEDRFRDAARMLSGAGHEHGIDPAALDPAELTGLPGVQELLMLTEIAQFAGDEDWDVIVVDCPPSADMLRIVTAPDTLLGYLERIWPAHARMLDATGTDLRRAVLATTVERIAAAVTEARDLLADRERTGARLITVPERVALAESARVRSAAALLGLRLDEVVVNKVLPPVPPADPAAHPAVRWYLDRHAEQQQVLAELRRRMPDVPVAIVEHSGAEPVGVASLSAMAVSPPDPMLGGANADFARSGAPQVRLTSGSGLDSVFTLRLRLPVVDPATLRLGRVEDDLIVGADGVRRRLRLAPVLRRCTVDGAELDDGDLVVRFRPDAEVWPQ; via the coding sequence CTGTTCGTCGGCAAGGGCGGGGTCGGCAAGACGACGCTGGCGTGCGCCACCGCGATCGCGCACACCCGCGGCGGCGCGCGGGTGCTGGTGGCGTCGCTGGACCAGGCCCATTCCCTCGGCGACGCGCTCGGCTTCCGGTTCCCGCACGATCCCGGCGCGGTGACCGGCGTGCGGACGGTCCGGCCCGGCCTGGACGTCATCGAGATCGATTCCCTTGCGCTGCTGGAGGATCGGTTCCGCGACGCGGCGCGGATGCTGTCCGGCGCGGGCCACGAGCACGGCATCGACCCCGCCGCCCTGGACCCGGCCGAGCTGACCGGCCTGCCCGGCGTGCAGGAGCTGCTCATGCTCACCGAGATCGCCCAGTTCGCGGGGGACGAGGACTGGGATGTGATCGTCGTGGACTGCCCGCCCTCGGCGGACATGTTGCGCATCGTCACCGCCCCCGACACGCTGCTCGGCTACCTGGAGCGGATCTGGCCCGCCCACGCCCGCATGCTCGACGCCACCGGCACCGATCTGCGGCGGGCGGTGCTCGCGACCACCGTGGAGCGCATCGCCGCCGCGGTCACCGAGGCCCGCGACCTGCTGGCCGACCGCGAGCGCACCGGCGCCCGGCTGATCACCGTGCCCGAACGGGTGGCGCTGGCCGAGTCGGCGCGGGTGCGGTCGGCGGCCGCGCTGCTGGGCCTGCGGCTGGACGAGGTGGTGGTGAACAAGGTGCTGCCGCCGGTGCCGCCCGCGGACCCCGCCGCCCATCCGGCCGTGCGCTGGTATCTCGACCGCCACGCCGAACAGCAGCAGGTGCTGGCCGAACTGCGCCGCCGCATGCCGGACGTGCCGGTGGCGATCGTCGAGCACAGCGGCGCGGAACCGGTCGGGGTCGCCTCGCTGTCCGCCATGGCCGTGTCCCCGCCAGACCCTATGCTGGGCGGAGCGAATGCCGACTTCGCCCGATCCGGTGCGCCGCAGGTGCGGCTGACCTCGGGGTCGGGCCTGGACTCGGTGTTCACCCTGCGGCTGCGGTTGCCCGTCGTCGACCCGGCGACGCTGCGACTGGGACGAGTGGAGGACGATTTGATCGTGGGAGCGGA
- a CDS encoding glycosyltransferase family 4 protein — MARTLLVTNDFPPRPGGIQSYVHSLAMQLPPDDLVVYAPRWRGDSHLRFDAEQPFQVVRHPTTLMLPTPLVLRRAAKLLRDERCDTVWFGAAAPLALMSPLLRRAGARRIVASTHGHEVGWSMLPGARQALRAVGDHTDAITYVSKYTRRRFAAAFGARSALEYLPPGVDTEVFRPDPAARKQLRARYGLGERPTVLCLSRLVPRKGQDMLIMAMREIRRRVDGAVLVIAGGGPYEEKLRGLVTALGLTDDVVFIGRVRAAELAAHHTLADVFAMPCRTRGAGLDVEGLGIVFLEASASGVPVVAGNSGGAPETVQEGRTGTVVDGRSEQQIADAIVAILSDPDAAARMGAAGREWVREQWRWDLLGGRLRELLDGNTRSNRPAV; from the coding sequence ATGGCACGCACCCTGCTGGTAACCAACGACTTTCCGCCGCGACCGGGCGGGATCCAGTCGTATGTGCATTCGCTTGCCATGCAGCTGCCGCCCGACGACCTGGTGGTGTACGCGCCGCGGTGGCGCGGCGACAGCCATCTGCGCTTCGATGCCGAGCAGCCGTTCCAGGTGGTGCGCCACCCCACCACGCTGATGCTGCCCACCCCGCTGGTGCTGCGCCGGGCGGCGAAGCTGCTGCGCGACGAGCGGTGCGACACCGTGTGGTTCGGGGCGGCGGCGCCGCTGGCGCTGATGTCGCCGCTGCTGCGGCGGGCCGGGGCGCGGCGCATCGTGGCCAGCACGCACGGACACGAGGTGGGCTGGTCGATGCTGCCGGGCGCGCGGCAGGCGCTGCGGGCCGTCGGCGACCACACCGACGCGATCACCTATGTCAGCAAATACACGCGGCGGCGGTTCGCGGCCGCGTTCGGCGCGCGGTCGGCGCTCGAGTACCTGCCGCCGGGTGTGGACACCGAGGTGTTCCGGCCCGATCCGGCGGCCCGTAAACAACTGCGCGCCCGCTACGGACTGGGCGAGCGACCCACCGTGCTGTGCCTGTCCCGGCTGGTGCCGCGCAAGGGGCAGGACATGCTGATCATGGCCATGCGCGAGATCCGCAGGCGGGTCGACGGCGCGGTGCTGGTGATCGCGGGCGGCGGCCCCTACGAGGAGAAGCTGCGCGGCCTGGTCACCGCCCTCGGCCTCACCGACGACGTGGTGTTCATCGGCCGGGTGCGCGCGGCGGAACTGGCCGCCCACCACACCCTCGCCGACGTGTTCGCGATGCCGTGCCGTACCCGCGGCGCGGGCCTGGACGTCGAGGGCCTGGGCATCGTCTTCCTGGAGGCGTCGGCCAGCGGGGTGCCGGTGGTGGCCGGAAACTCCGGCGGCGCACCGGAAACCGTGCAGGAGGGCCGCACCGGGACCGTGGTCGACGGCCGCTCCGAACAGCAGATCGCCGACGCGATCGTGGCTATCCTCTCCGATCCGGACGCCGCCGCGCGCATGGGTGCGGCGGGCCGGGAGTGGGTGCGCGAGCAGTGGCGGTGGGACCTGCTCGGCGGCCGCCTGCGCGAACTGCTCGACGGGAACACGAGATCGAACAGACCTGCGGTCTGA